One genomic segment of Kocuria rhizophila DC2201 includes these proteins:
- a CDS encoding glucose-6-phosphate dehydrogenase, producing the protein MDNIRTLVILGASGDLTARLLLPGLGSLLAMQPEREITVIGSARDDFPGPLGPDDDVRAETWEDTVAKAFSSVDTTGPAVDHARENTRWVSCDVTEAADLEKLLDDVEGPVCLYFALAPAITKKACAALAELDALPEDLYLALEKPVGTDLDSARALNAQVAQLVDEEHTFRVDHFLGMPGVLDIVGLRFANRMFEPIWDRRHIASIEIVFDETLALEGRGEFYDSTGAARDMLQSHLLQVMALTMMDPPSRFDPVEVPANTAHILRATRLWDEDSTMHAAEHPGITPVVRGRYTAGTTGGHDVPDYAQEKDVDPERETETFVQVTLEVDTWRWNGVPVTLRSGKAIGNPSQHIRVTFRRPPHEYRGWPHPTAPNALSVGFEEEHVQLEANVGSPFDSRGMNRLTLSSGVPEPGLTAYGSVMRWILDGDPTFTVRADATEEGWRIIDLIQHAYDTCAPLQEYPAGSQGPHPA; encoded by the coding sequence ATGGACAACATCAGGACCCTTGTGATTCTCGGCGCCTCCGGTGACCTCACCGCGCGCCTCCTGCTCCCGGGGCTGGGCTCGCTGCTGGCCATGCAGCCCGAGCGGGAGATCACGGTCATCGGCTCCGCCCGGGACGACTTCCCGGGTCCGCTCGGCCCGGACGACGACGTGCGCGCGGAGACCTGGGAGGACACCGTCGCCAAGGCGTTCTCGTCCGTGGACACCACCGGCCCCGCCGTGGACCACGCGCGGGAGAACACGCGCTGGGTCTCGTGCGACGTCACCGAGGCAGCGGACCTCGAGAAGCTGCTCGACGACGTCGAGGGCCCCGTGTGCCTGTACTTCGCGCTGGCGCCCGCGATCACCAAGAAGGCGTGCGCGGCCCTGGCCGAGCTGGACGCGCTGCCCGAGGACCTGTACCTCGCCCTGGAGAAGCCCGTGGGCACGGACCTGGACTCCGCGCGGGCGCTCAACGCCCAGGTGGCGCAGCTGGTGGACGAGGAGCACACGTTCCGCGTGGACCACTTCCTGGGCATGCCCGGCGTGCTGGACATCGTGGGACTGCGCTTCGCCAACCGGATGTTCGAGCCCATCTGGGACCGGCGGCACATCGCGTCCATCGAGATCGTCTTCGATGAGACCCTCGCGCTGGAGGGCCGCGGCGAGTTCTACGACTCCACGGGTGCCGCCCGGGACATGCTGCAGTCCCACCTGCTGCAGGTCATGGCCCTGACCATGATGGACCCGCCCTCCCGCTTCGACCCCGTGGAGGTCCCCGCGAACACCGCCCACATCCTTCGTGCCACCCGGCTGTGGGACGAGGATTCCACCATGCACGCCGCCGAGCACCCCGGGATCACCCCCGTGGTCCGCGGCCGCTACACCGCGGGCACCACCGGCGGGCACGACGTCCCGGACTACGCGCAGGAGAAGGACGTGGACCCGGAGCGGGAGACCGAGACCTTCGTGCAGGTGACCCTGGAGGTGGACACCTGGCGCTGGAACGGGGTGCCCGTGACGCTGCGCTCCGGCAAGGCGATCGGCAACCCCTCCCAGCACATCCGCGTGACCTTCCGCCGCCCGCCGCACGAGTATCGGGGCTGGCCGCACCCCACCGCACCCAACGCGCTGAGCGTGGGCTTCGAGGAAGAGCACGTGCAGCTGGAGGCGAACGTGGGCAGCCCCTTCGACTCCCGCGGGATGAACCGGCTGACCCTCTCCAGCGGCGTGCCGGAGCCCGGGCTCACCGCGTACGGCTCCGTGATGCGCTGGATCCTGGACGGGGACCCCACCTTCACCGTGCGCGCGGACGCCACCGAGGAAGGCTGGCGGATCATCGACCTCATCCAGCACGCCTACGACACGTGCGCGCCGCTGCAGGAGTACCCCGCAGGTTCGCAGGGGCCGCACCCCGCGTGA
- a CDS encoding NAD(P)/FAD-dependent oxidoreductase — translation MTGTDDGIATTRSPEVAVIGGGIVGLSTAYALQEQGVPVRLYEAGLPGAGQSAGESRIFRHAHDDPRLVAFARESRGIWDEWAEHFDVELVSSDGVLAIGDSALARLRVLDQVGGVEAHEIDAAEVAQRMPLLAGYSGPAVLDESGGAIRTRAAITALTGALADVVTTSEVISIDPRADGTVEVRSVTDRAVYSKVVVCAGRETARLARSVGLSLPVRLAAHVRLTFDVKAAAPARVACLQDSSGVFGEVGVYATPLPGNSSYSVGLSDTVGVRDDGTFIDPAAIRSLDERAREYVTRALPGLHPEPRDFLHCWVTDLPWSEDGVAVWEAGSVFFVAGHNLFKQAPALGRALARAATGGGLRAELTPEARLGEAQG, via the coding sequence ATGACAGGAACTGACGACGGCATTGCCACGACGCGTTCACCCGAGGTAGCAGTGATCGGGGGCGGGATCGTCGGTCTGTCGACGGCGTACGCGCTGCAGGAGCAGGGCGTGCCGGTGCGCTTGTACGAGGCTGGTCTGCCCGGGGCGGGTCAGTCCGCAGGCGAGTCGCGGATCTTCCGGCATGCCCACGACGACCCGCGACTCGTCGCTTTCGCGCGCGAAAGTCGCGGCATATGGGATGAGTGGGCCGAACACTTCGACGTCGAGCTGGTCTCATCAGACGGTGTCCTGGCGATCGGAGACAGCGCCCTGGCGCGGCTGCGGGTGCTCGACCAGGTCGGCGGCGTGGAAGCGCACGAGATCGACGCGGCCGAGGTCGCCCAGCGGATGCCGCTGCTCGCTGGGTACTCGGGGCCAGCGGTGCTCGATGAGTCAGGCGGCGCGATCCGCACCCGCGCCGCAATCACGGCACTCACGGGCGCCCTAGCTGATGTGGTCACCACCAGTGAGGTCATCTCCATCGATCCCCGCGCCGACGGGACGGTCGAGGTGCGCAGCGTTACCGACCGGGCTGTCTACTCCAAGGTGGTCGTGTGCGCCGGCCGCGAAACCGCCCGCCTGGCACGCAGCGTCGGCCTGTCGCTGCCGGTTCGCCTCGCCGCACACGTGCGGTTGACCTTCGACGTGAAAGCCGCCGCCCCGGCACGAGTCGCGTGCCTGCAGGACAGCAGCGGCGTCTTCGGCGAAGTCGGCGTCTACGCGACACCGCTACCGGGCAACAGCAGCTATTCGGTCGGACTCAGCGACACCGTCGGCGTCCGCGACGACGGAACTTTCATCGACCCGGCGGCGATTCGATCGCTGGACGAACGCGCACGCGAATACGTGACACGGGCGCTGCCCGGTCTCCACCCAGAGCCGCGCGACTTCCTCCACTGCTGGGTGACCGACCTCCCGTGGAGTGAGGACGGCGTGGCCGTGTGGGAGGCAGGCTCTGTCTTCTTCGTGGCCGGTCACAATTTGTTCAAGCAGGCACCTGCGCTGGGTCGCGCTCTTGCACGGGCTGCGACCGGCGGCGGTCTCCGCGCCGAGCTCACACCCGAAGCGCGCCTCGGCGAGGCCCAGGGCTAG
- a CDS encoding putative quinol monooxygenase, with product MSVTKGLLVRLEALPGKEDEVQEFLGIGRGLVEEEPATVAWFAIRLGPSSFGIFDVFPDDAGRDAHLSGAVATALGEQTGKLFSEPTIEKLDVLGSKLPA from the coding sequence ATGAGCGTGACTAAGGGACTGCTTGTCAGGCTGGAGGCTCTGCCCGGCAAGGAAGACGAGGTCCAGGAATTCCTCGGCATCGGGCGAGGGCTCGTTGAGGAGGAACCGGCCACCGTCGCGTGGTTCGCGATCCGTCTCGGCCCGTCCTCCTTCGGGATCTTCGACGTGTTCCCCGACGACGCCGGCCGCGACGCGCACCTGTCCGGCGCAGTTGCGACCGCTCTCGGCGAGCAGACCGGCAAACTGTTCAGCGAGCCCACGATCGAGAAGCTCGACGTCCTGGGCTCCAAACTCCCCGCCTGA
- a CDS encoding DJ-1/PfpI family protein, with protein sequence MSRAASWTRPERAGAQTEVLSIHDGEIQTRENDLDAAGTFTVDGLVADASVTHYDALLLPGGTVNPDHLRVDPDAVSFVREVVESGKPVAAICHGPWTLIEAGVVEGRTLTSFPSIRTDLRNAGADVVDQDVVVDGNLITSRSPDHLPVFCDTIVTQFASNSTQEEVML encoded by the coding sequence ATGAGCCGCGCGGCGTCCTGGACCCGGCCGGAGCGGGCCGGCGCACAGACCGAGGTGCTGTCGATCCATGACGGTGAGATTCAGACGCGTGAGAACGATCTGGATGCAGCAGGCACGTTCACCGTTGACGGGTTGGTCGCGGACGCCTCTGTCACCCACTATGACGCCCTGCTTCTCCCGGGCGGCACGGTGAACCCCGACCACCTCCGGGTTGACCCCGACGCGGTCTCCTTCGTCCGCGAGGTCGTCGAAAGCGGCAAGCCCGTTGCGGCGATCTGTCACGGGCCGTGGACGCTAATCGAGGCCGGTGTGGTCGAAGGCCGCACCTTGACGTCCTTCCCGAGCATCCGCACGGACCTGCGCAACGCCGGTGCTGACGTCGTCGACCAGGACGTCGTGGTGGACGGGAACCTGATCACCAGCCGCTCGCCCGATCACCTGCCTGTGTTCTGCGATACAATCGTGACGCAATTTGCGAGCAATTCGACCCAGGAAGAGGTGATGTTATGA
- a CDS encoding S8 family peptidase: MSKKNTILATAAAAAVVLGTVSPGVAAPPAAPASGGNSINQQAQVLDVTGGEYVVMLEMPASASGATTSAAAKSAVASTTQKQADKWQSKGVKVKQKFKNLGGFTADLTPAQVKALDADPGVAVVEKNKTVRASATQNGATWGLDRADQKDLPLNGTYSYNATGQGVTAFIIDTGVRASHSEFRGRVASGVTSIEDGRGSNDCNGHGTHVAGTTAGSSYGVAKGANVVPVRVLGCDGTGSTAGIVAGMDWVSSNVNGPSVANMSLGGGASAALDNAIGRMSRAGVVPLVAAGNDYENACNFSPARASAGITVGSTDRRDQLSEFSNWGSCVDILAPGTDITSAWPSSDSGTNTISGTSMATPHVAGAAALYLQQHPTASVAEVERALKSAATPSTIDHVNGSPNLMLNTTTLTGGR; encoded by the coding sequence ATGAGCAAAAAGAACACGATCCTCGCCACGGCGGCTGCAGCGGCAGTCGTCCTCGGCACCGTCTCCCCCGGCGTGGCCGCTCCCCCCGCAGCCCCGGCCTCGGGTGGGAACAGCATCAACCAGCAGGCTCAGGTCCTGGACGTCACGGGCGGCGAGTACGTGGTCATGCTCGAGATGCCGGCCTCGGCGTCCGGCGCCACCACCAGCGCGGCTGCCAAGAGCGCGGTGGCCAGCACCACGCAGAAGCAGGCGGACAAGTGGCAGTCCAAGGGCGTGAAGGTCAAGCAGAAGTTCAAGAACCTGGGTGGCTTCACCGCTGACCTGACCCCGGCCCAGGTCAAGGCCCTGGACGCGGATCCCGGCGTGGCCGTGGTGGAGAAGAACAAGACCGTGCGGGCCAGTGCCACGCAGAACGGCGCCACGTGGGGCCTGGACCGCGCGGACCAGAAGGACCTGCCGCTCAACGGCACCTACTCCTACAACGCCACCGGCCAGGGCGTCACCGCGTTCATCATCGACACCGGCGTCCGCGCCTCCCACTCCGAGTTCCGGGGCCGCGTGGCCTCCGGTGTGACCTCCATCGAGGACGGCCGGGGCAGCAACGACTGCAACGGTCACGGCACGCACGTGGCCGGCACCACCGCGGGCTCCAGTTACGGCGTGGCCAAGGGTGCGAACGTGGTCCCCGTGCGCGTGCTCGGCTGTGACGGCACCGGTTCCACCGCGGGTATCGTGGCCGGCATGGACTGGGTGTCCTCCAACGTGAACGGCCCGTCCGTGGCGAACATGAGCCTGGGTGGCGGCGCCTCCGCCGCCCTGGACAACGCGATCGGACGGATGTCCCGCGCCGGCGTGGTGCCCCTGGTGGCCGCGGGCAACGACTACGAGAACGCGTGCAACTTCTCCCCGGCCCGCGCGAGCGCGGGCATCACCGTGGGCTCCACGGACCGCCGCGACCAGCTTTCCGAGTTCTCCAACTGGGGCTCGTGCGTGGACATCCTGGCCCCTGGCACGGACATCACCTCCGCGTGGCCGTCCAGCGACTCCGGGACCAACACGATCTCCGGCACCTCCATGGCCACACCCCACGTGGCCGGCGCCGCTGCCCTGTACCTGCAGCAGCACCCCACCGCGAGCGTCGCCGAGGTGGAGCGCGCGCTCAAGAGCGCCGCGACCCCCAGCACCATCGACCACGTCAACGGATCACCCAACCTGATGCTCAACACCACCACCCTCACCGGGGGTCGCTGA
- the nrdI gene encoding class Ib ribonucleoside-diphosphate reductase assembly flavoprotein NrdI — protein MQFQDLDPHDSPDPVYSSSVSENTRRRVERLEREAVRIPLRPRAEGMIRVSRPYVLVLPTYGGGERSGAVPKQVVQFLNDPVNRSLLRGVITSGSTNFGEHYCIAGPIVSAKCRVPELYRFELLGTDRDVTRVTEGLREFWSAQPPPPTHRKDTG, from the coding sequence CTGCAATTCCAGGACCTCGATCCGCACGACTCGCCCGACCCGGTCTATTCCTCCAGCGTTTCCGAGAACACCCGTCGACGCGTGGAACGGCTGGAGCGGGAGGCCGTGCGCATCCCCCTGCGGCCACGGGCTGAGGGGATGATCCGGGTCTCCCGCCCGTACGTCCTGGTGCTGCCCACGTACGGCGGCGGGGAGCGTTCCGGAGCCGTCCCCAAGCAGGTGGTCCAGTTCCTCAACGACCCCGTCAACCGCTCCCTGCTCCGAGGGGTCATCACCTCGGGCAGCACCAACTTCGGGGAGCACTACTGCATTGCCGGGCCCATCGTCTCCGCGAAGTGCCGCGTGCCGGAGCTGTACCGCTTCGAGCTGCTCGGCACGGACCGGGACGTCACCCGTGTCACCGAGGGGCTGCGCGAGTTCTGGTCCGCGCAGCCACCCCCGCCCACCCACCGGAAGGACACCGGGTGA
- a CDS encoding L-serine ammonia-lyase: MALSALDLFSVGIGPSSSHTVGPMRAARLFVAGLADDALLGSVTRVHSQLFGSLGATGWGHGSDKAVVLGLMGEDPETVDTDHADEKVALASEKGELLLGGEHPIAFDRAQDVVMHRRKSLPTHPNGMSFTAYDAAGDVIRDSIYYSVGGGFVVDDSKSSADKIVEDTTPVKYPFSTGDELLAICESANLTIAQVMAANELSWRPGQETRDQLLHIWSVMQECVENGCTREEKTLPGGLKVRRRAPEMRKRLLAKEPGNDPLYGMDWVNLYALAVNEENASGGRIVTAPTNGAAGIIPAVLHFYTRFMKDACDDKIVDFLLTAAAIGIVIKENASISGAEVGCQGEVGSACSMAAAGLCAVLGGSARQVECAAEMGIEHNLGLTCDPVGGLVQIPCIERNAIASVKAINSARLSMQGDGIHKVSLDQVVKTMRETGADMKIKYKETSRGGLAVNVIEC, encoded by the coding sequence GTGGCGCTCAGTGCTCTGGATTTGTTCTCGGTGGGAATCGGACCGTCGTCCTCCCACACCGTGGGTCCCATGCGGGCCGCCCGGCTGTTCGTGGCGGGCCTCGCCGACGACGCCCTGCTGGGCTCCGTGACCCGCGTGCACTCCCAGCTCTTCGGCTCCCTCGGCGCCACCGGGTGGGGCCACGGCTCGGACAAGGCCGTGGTACTGGGCCTCATGGGCGAGGACCCCGAGACCGTGGACACCGACCACGCGGACGAGAAGGTCGCGCTCGCGAGTGAGAAGGGCGAGCTGCTGCTGGGCGGTGAACACCCCATCGCGTTCGATCGCGCGCAGGACGTGGTGATGCACCGCCGCAAGTCCCTGCCCACCCACCCCAACGGCATGAGCTTCACCGCGTACGACGCCGCCGGTGACGTGATCCGCGACAGCATCTACTACTCCGTGGGCGGCGGGTTCGTGGTGGACGACTCCAAGAGCAGCGCGGACAAGATCGTGGAGGACACCACCCCCGTCAAGTACCCGTTCAGCACGGGCGACGAGCTGCTGGCCATCTGCGAGTCCGCGAACCTGACCATCGCGCAGGTGATGGCCGCCAACGAGCTCTCGTGGCGCCCCGGGCAGGAGACCCGGGACCAGCTGCTGCACATCTGGTCCGTGATGCAGGAGTGCGTGGAGAACGGCTGCACCCGCGAGGAGAAGACCCTGCCCGGGGGATTGAAGGTGCGGCGTCGTGCGCCCGAGATGCGCAAGCGGCTGCTGGCCAAGGAGCCCGGCAACGACCCCCTGTACGGCATGGACTGGGTGAACCTCTACGCGCTCGCCGTTAACGAGGAGAACGCGTCCGGCGGTCGGATCGTCACCGCCCCCACCAACGGTGCGGCCGGGATCATCCCCGCGGTGCTGCACTTCTACACGCGCTTCATGAAGGACGCCTGCGACGACAAGATCGTGGACTTCCTGCTCACCGCCGCCGCGATCGGGATCGTGATCAAGGAGAACGCCTCGATCTCCGGTGCGGAGGTGGGCTGCCAGGGTGAGGTGGGCTCCGCGTGTTCCATGGCCGCGGCCGGGCTGTGCGCCGTGCTGGGCGGCAGCGCCCGCCAGGTGGAGTGCGCTGCGGAGATGGGCATCGAGCACAACCTGGGGCTCACGTGCGACCCCGTGGGCGGGCTCGTGCAGATCCCGTGCATCGAGCGCAACGCGATCGCCAGCGTCAAGGCCATCAACTCCGCGCGGCTGTCCATGCAGGGGGACGGTATCCACAAGGTCTCCCTGGACCAGGTGGTCAAGACCATGCGCGAGACCGGCGCGGACATGAAGATCAAGTACAAGGAGACCTCTCGCGGCGGCCTGGCCGTGAACGTCATCGAGTGCTGA
- the arsB gene encoding ACR3 family arsenite efflux transporter, translating to MTAAPSTRPAETRPVLREMSFLDRWLPVWILVAMAAGLLLGRFVPALGAALESVTIGQVSLPIAVGLLVMMYPVLAKVRYDETARVTGDRRLMALSLLLNWVVGPAVMFTLGWLLLPDLPEYRTGLIIVGLARCIAMVLIWNDLACGDREAAAVLVAVNSVFQVLAFGLLGWFYLQVLPAWLGLPTTSAEFSVGAIVVSVLVFLGIPLLAGFLTRVLGERAKGRQWYEERFLPRIGPWALYGLLFTIVVLFALQGDAITSQPWDVVRIALPLLCYFAVMFALGMLGSRAAGLGYARSTTVAFTAAGNNFELAIAVAIGTFGATSGQALAGVVGPLIEVPVLVALVYVSVWLGPRLFPGDPTVPSR from the coding sequence ATGACCGCAGCCCCCTCCACCCGACCTGCCGAGACGAGACCGGTGCTGCGGGAGATGTCCTTCCTCGACCGCTGGCTGCCCGTGTGGATCCTGGTGGCGATGGCCGCCGGGCTGCTGCTCGGGCGCTTCGTCCCCGCCCTGGGTGCGGCACTGGAGTCCGTGACGATCGGCCAGGTGTCCCTGCCCATCGCGGTGGGCCTGCTGGTGATGATGTACCCGGTGCTCGCGAAGGTCCGCTACGACGAGACGGCCCGTGTGACCGGGGACCGGCGGCTGATGGCCCTCTCCCTGCTGCTGAACTGGGTGGTGGGCCCCGCGGTGATGTTCACCCTGGGGTGGCTGCTGCTGCCGGACCTGCCCGAGTACCGCACGGGGCTGATCATCGTGGGCCTGGCCCGCTGCATCGCCATGGTGCTGATCTGGAACGACCTCGCGTGCGGTGACCGGGAGGCCGCCGCCGTGCTCGTGGCCGTCAACTCCGTGTTCCAGGTGCTTGCGTTCGGCCTGCTGGGCTGGTTCTACCTGCAGGTGCTGCCCGCGTGGCTGGGCCTGCCCACCACGTCCGCCGAGTTCTCCGTGGGGGCCATCGTGGTCTCGGTGCTCGTGTTCCTGGGCATCCCGTTGCTCGCGGGGTTCCTCACCCGCGTTCTGGGGGAACGGGCCAAGGGGCGGCAGTGGTACGAGGAGCGCTTCCTGCCCAGGATCGGACCGTGGGCGCTGTACGGGCTGCTGTTCACCATCGTGGTGCTCTTCGCCCTGCAGGGGGACGCCATCACCTCCCAGCCGTGGGACGTGGTCCGGATCGCGCTGCCCCTGCTGTGCTACTTCGCCGTCATGTTCGCCCTGGGGATGCTCGGCTCCCGGGCCGCGGGGCTGGGCTACGCCCGGTCCACCACCGTGGCGTTCACTGCGGCGGGCAACAACTTCGAGCTGGCCATCGCGGTGGCCATCGGCACGTTCGGGGCCACCTCGGGCCAGGCGCTCGCGGGCGTGGTGGGTCCGCTGATCGAGGTTCCGGTGCTCGTGGCGCTGGTCTACGTCTCGGTCTGGCTGGGCCCGCGCCTCTTCCCGGGCGACCCCACCGTCCCCTCCCGCTGA
- a CDS encoding metallophosphoesterase family protein, translated as MATSLLLLADTHLPKRAKDLPAQVWREVEAADVVVHAGDWVDLATFEALRERSRRLVCVWGNNDGPELRAEMPETARWELEGLRWAMTHETGEKQGREKRMDAAFPGTDVLVFGHSHIPWDTVAPSGMRLLNPGSPTDRRRQPHCTYMRVTADAGSLTDVELVELPRR; from the coding sequence ATGGCCACTTCTCTGCTGCTGCTCGCGGACACCCACCTGCCCAAGCGCGCCAAGGACCTGCCCGCTCAGGTGTGGCGCGAGGTCGAGGCCGCGGACGTCGTCGTGCACGCAGGTGACTGGGTGGACCTGGCCACGTTCGAGGCGCTGCGCGAGCGCTCCCGCCGGCTGGTCTGCGTGTGGGGCAACAACGACGGGCCGGAGCTGCGCGCCGAGATGCCGGAGACCGCCCGCTGGGAGCTCGAGGGCCTGCGCTGGGCCATGACCCACGAGACCGGGGAGAAGCAGGGCCGGGAGAAGCGCATGGACGCCGCGTTCCCGGGCACGGACGTGCTGGTGTTCGGCCACAGCCACATCCCGTGGGACACCGTGGCACCCTCCGGCATGCGGCTGCTGAACCCGGGATCCCCCACGGACCGGCGGCGTCAGCCGCACTGCACGTACATGCGCGTGACCGCGGACGCCGGTTCGCTCACGGACGTGGAGCTCGTGGAGCTGCCGCGGCGCTGA
- a CDS encoding glycerophosphoryl diester phosphodiesterase membrane domain-containing protein, whose translation MLAAVLVGLVILPLFRLALTGLIHWSGRSAISSGDYVSFLLSVQGIALVLVGLLVLSLLIVVNINGLMLIAADSLKGNHRATLWGDLRAALASFPRFLQPAGLLILAYVGLVVPLTGMGFGLSALSGLRIPNFITSVIYANPLYLSGHTALIILLAVVGVLSIFVFHAVLLRGTTVWGGFRFSWRLVRQQARLFFLGLLPRLVVLFLDYDLIRYIEDKHPEIETGYPFYFSVGEDEMLVRDYLILEEDAATPERIARIHAGGKKAVVWTVNTRESMEKFLGSEADGLITDHVTQVKDTEEEMAHRTDLQRVVDTLFVG comes from the coding sequence GTGCTGGCCGCGGTGCTGGTGGGGCTCGTGATCCTGCCGCTGTTCCGGCTGGCACTGACCGGGCTCATCCACTGGTCCGGGCGCAGTGCGATCTCCAGCGGGGACTACGTCTCGTTCCTGCTCTCGGTGCAGGGCATCGCGCTGGTGCTCGTGGGGCTGCTGGTGCTGAGCCTGCTGATCGTCGTCAACATCAACGGCCTCATGCTGATCGCCGCGGACAGCCTCAAGGGCAACCACCGGGCCACGCTGTGGGGCGACCTCAGGGCCGCGCTGGCCTCGTTCCCCCGGTTCCTGCAGCCGGCGGGGCTGCTCATCCTCGCGTACGTGGGGCTGGTGGTGCCGCTCACGGGCATGGGCTTCGGGCTGTCCGCGCTGAGCGGGCTGCGGATCCCGAACTTCATCACCAGCGTGATCTACGCCAACCCGCTGTACCTGAGTGGGCACACCGCGCTGATCATCCTCCTGGCGGTGGTGGGGGTGCTCAGCATCTTCGTCTTCCACGCGGTGCTGCTGCGGGGGACCACCGTATGGGGTGGCTTCCGCTTCTCGTGGCGGCTGGTGCGTCAGCAGGCGCGGCTGTTCTTCCTGGGACTGCTGCCGCGCCTGGTGGTGCTGTTCCTGGACTACGACCTCATCCGGTACATCGAGGACAAGCACCCGGAGATCGAGACCGGCTACCCGTTCTACTTCAGCGTGGGCGAGGACGAGATGCTCGTGCGCGACTACCTCATCCTGGAGGAGGACGCCGCCACCCCGGAGCGGATCGCGCGGATCCACGCCGGGGGCAAGAAGGCCGTGGTGTGGACCGTGAACACCAGGGAGTCCATGGAGAAGTTCCTGGGCTCGGAGGCCGACGGGCTGATCACGGACCACGTCACGCAGGTCAAGGACACCGAGGAGGAGATGGCCCACCGCACGGACCTGCAGCGGGTGGTGGACACACTGTTCGTGGGGTGA
- the thpR gene encoding RNA 2',3'-cyclic phosphodiesterase: MRLFAAAHPPRAAREHLVRAMGEVRDMTGTALRWGDPEQWHLTLAFYGDQAEGAVPDLSEHLREVARSFPPLRVSLHGAGSFSGTTLWVGVAGQTAELTELMHACSLDPDERARQRAHLTVARTSRTERARQAKERRRGSRVRAHTGPELAHVVHALSVYEGPEWTVGEIRLVSSELGEGRSGGALHTSVERHPLSGV; encoded by the coding sequence ATGAGGCTCTTCGCCGCCGCCCACCCTCCCCGCGCCGCCCGGGAGCACCTGGTGCGAGCCATGGGCGAGGTGCGGGACATGACCGGCACCGCCCTGCGCTGGGGTGATCCCGAGCAGTGGCACCTGACCCTCGCGTTCTACGGGGACCAGGCGGAGGGGGCCGTGCCCGATCTCTCGGAGCACCTGCGGGAGGTCGCCCGCTCGTTCCCGCCGCTGCGGGTGAGCCTGCACGGGGCGGGCTCTTTCTCCGGCACCACGCTCTGGGTGGGGGTGGCCGGTCAGACCGCCGAGCTGACCGAGCTGATGCACGCGTGCTCCCTGGACCCTGATGAACGTGCCCGTCAGCGCGCGCACCTCACCGTGGCCCGCACCTCGCGCACCGAGCGTGCGCGCCAGGCCAAGGAACGACGCCGCGGCTCACGCGTCCGCGCGCACACCGGCCCCGAGCTCGCGCACGTGGTGCACGCGCTGTCCGTGTACGAGGGCCCGGAGTGGACCGTGGGGGAGATCCGCCTGGTGTCCTCGGAACTGGGGGAGGGGCGGTCGGGAGGGGCGCTGCACACCTCCGTGGAACGTCATCCACTGTCCGGCGTCTGA